A single genomic interval of Lepisosteus oculatus isolate fLepOcu1 chromosome 12, fLepOcu1.hap2, whole genome shotgun sequence harbors:
- the hnrnpa3 gene encoding heterogeneous nuclear ribonucleoprotein A3 isoform X1, with amino-acid sequence MNMHHVEIGTSFFRSEARRKGVHCKMESHDTKEPEQLRKLFIGGLSFETTDESLRAHFEQWGKLTDCVVMRDPANKRSRGFGFVTYSCVQEVDAAMSARPHKVDGRVVEPKRAVSREDSSKPGAHLTVKKIFVGGIKEDTEEYHLREYFEKYGKIESIEVMEERQTGKKRGFCFVTFDDHDTVDKIVAQKYHTINSHNCEVRKALSKQEMQAAANQRSRGGGGSGNFMGRGGNFGGGNFGRGGNFSGGYGGGRGGYGGDGGGYNGFGGDGGNYGGGPGYGGGRGGYGGGGPGYGNQGGGFGGYDNYNDGGNFGGNFGGGGGNYNDFGSYGGHNSNYGPMKGSNFGGRNSGGPYGGGYGSGGGSGGGYSTRRY; translated from the exons ATGAACATGCATCACGTGGAGATCGGCACTTCCTTCTTCCGTTCAGAAGCGAGGAGAAAAGGAGTTCACTGCAAAATGGag AGCCATGACACCAAGGAGCCAGAGCAGCTGAGGAAACTGTTCATTGGGGGTCTGAGTTTTGAAACCACAGACGAGAGCTTGAGGGCACATTTCGAACAATGGGGGAAGCTCACAGATTGTGTG GTCATGCGAGATCCAGCAAACAAGCGCTCGCGAGGATTTGGATTCGTGACGTACTCCTGTGTGCAGGAGGTAGATGCAGCCATGTCAGCCCGCCCACACAAAGTTGATGGCCGTGTTGTTGAGCCAAAAAGAGCTGTTTCCAGAGAA GATTCCTCAAAACCTGGTGCTCATTTaacagtaaagaaaatatttgttgGAGGGATAAAAGAGGATACAGAAGAGTACCATCTGAGAGAGTACTtcgaaaaatatggaaaaattgAAAGCATTGAAGTAATGGAGGAACGCCAGACTGGAAAGAAAAGGGGTTTTTGCTTTGTAACGTTTGATGACCATGACACAGTTGATAAAATTGTGG CCCAAAAATATCACACAATCAATTCACATAACTGTGAAGTCCGAAAAGCACTATCAAAACAAGAAATGCAGGCTGCTGCAAACCAGAGAA GTCGTGGTGGCGGCGGCTCTGGGAACTTCATGGGTAGAGGTGGAAACTTCGGAGGAGGCAATTTTGGCCGTGGTGGCAACTTTTCTG GAGGATATGGAGGGGGCAGAGGAGGGTATGGAGGTGATGGAGGTGGCTACAATGGATTTGGTGGAGATG ggGGAAACTATGGAGGTGGCCCTGGGTATGGTGGAGGGCGAGGTGGCTACGGGGGAGGTGGACCAGGATATGGTAACCAAGGAGGAGGTTTTGGAGGATATGATAATTACAATGATGGAGGCAACTTTGGAG gaaactttggtggtggtggtggaaacTACAATGACTTTGGAAGTTATGGTGGACACAACTCTAACTATGGGCCTATGAAAGGCAGCAATTTTGGTGGCCGGAATTCAGGTGGTCCCTATGGTG
- the hnrnpa3 gene encoding heterogeneous nuclear ribonucleoprotein A3 isoform X2, translating into MSTRNRIGQSHDTKEPEQLRKLFIGGLSFETTDESLRAHFEQWGKLTDCVVMRDPANKRSRGFGFVTYSCVQEVDAAMSARPHKVDGRVVEPKRAVSREDSSKPGAHLTVKKIFVGGIKEDTEEYHLREYFEKYGKIESIEVMEERQTGKKRGFCFVTFDDHDTVDKIVAQKYHTINSHNCEVRKALSKQEMQAAANQRSRGGGGSGNFMGRGGNFGGGNFGRGGNFSGGYGGGRGGYGGDGGGYNGFGGDGGNYGGGPGYGGGRGGYGGGGPGYGNQGGGFGGYDNYNDGGNFGGNFGGGGGNYNDFGSYGGHNSNYGPMKGSNFGGRNSGGPYGGGYGSGGGSGGGYSTRRY; encoded by the exons ATGAGCACTCGCAACAGGATTGGACAA AGCCATGACACCAAGGAGCCAGAGCAGCTGAGGAAACTGTTCATTGGGGGTCTGAGTTTTGAAACCACAGACGAGAGCTTGAGGGCACATTTCGAACAATGGGGGAAGCTCACAGATTGTGTG GTCATGCGAGATCCAGCAAACAAGCGCTCGCGAGGATTTGGATTCGTGACGTACTCCTGTGTGCAGGAGGTAGATGCAGCCATGTCAGCCCGCCCACACAAAGTTGATGGCCGTGTTGTTGAGCCAAAAAGAGCTGTTTCCAGAGAA GATTCCTCAAAACCTGGTGCTCATTTaacagtaaagaaaatatttgttgGAGGGATAAAAGAGGATACAGAAGAGTACCATCTGAGAGAGTACTtcgaaaaatatggaaaaattgAAAGCATTGAAGTAATGGAGGAACGCCAGACTGGAAAGAAAAGGGGTTTTTGCTTTGTAACGTTTGATGACCATGACACAGTTGATAAAATTGTGG CCCAAAAATATCACACAATCAATTCACATAACTGTGAAGTCCGAAAAGCACTATCAAAACAAGAAATGCAGGCTGCTGCAAACCAGAGAA GTCGTGGTGGCGGCGGCTCTGGGAACTTCATGGGTAGAGGTGGAAACTTCGGAGGAGGCAATTTTGGCCGTGGTGGCAACTTTTCTG GAGGATATGGAGGGGGCAGAGGAGGGTATGGAGGTGATGGAGGTGGCTACAATGGATTTGGTGGAGATG ggGGAAACTATGGAGGTGGCCCTGGGTATGGTGGAGGGCGAGGTGGCTACGGGGGAGGTGGACCAGGATATGGTAACCAAGGAGGAGGTTTTGGAGGATATGATAATTACAATGATGGAGGCAACTTTGGAG gaaactttggtggtggtggtggaaacTACAATGACTTTGGAAGTTATGGTGGACACAACTCTAACTATGGGCCTATGAAAGGCAGCAATTTTGGTGGCCGGAATTCAGGTGGTCCCTATGGTG
- the hnrnpa3 gene encoding heterogeneous nuclear ribonucleoprotein A3 isoform X3, with amino-acid sequence MRDPANKRSRGFGFVTYSCVQEVDAAMSARPHKVDGRVVEPKRAVSREDSSKPGAHLTVKKIFVGGIKEDTEEYHLREYFEKYGKIESIEVMEERQTGKKRGFCFVTFDDHDTVDKIVAQKYHTINSHNCEVRKALSKQEMQAAANQRSRGGGGSGNFMGRGGNFGGGNFGRGGNFSGGYGGGRGGYGGDGGGYNGFGGDGGNYGGGPGYGGGRGGYGGGGPGYGNQGGGFGGYDNYNDGGNFGGNFGGGGGNYNDFGSYGGHNSNYGPMKGSNFGGRNSGGPYGGGYGSGGGSGGGYSTRRY; translated from the exons ATGCGAGATCCAGCAAACAAGCGCTCGCGAGGATTTGGATTCGTGACGTACTCCTGTGTGCAGGAGGTAGATGCAGCCATGTCAGCCCGCCCACACAAAGTTGATGGCCGTGTTGTTGAGCCAAAAAGAGCTGTTTCCAGAGAA GATTCCTCAAAACCTGGTGCTCATTTaacagtaaagaaaatatttgttgGAGGGATAAAAGAGGATACAGAAGAGTACCATCTGAGAGAGTACTtcgaaaaatatggaaaaattgAAAGCATTGAAGTAATGGAGGAACGCCAGACTGGAAAGAAAAGGGGTTTTTGCTTTGTAACGTTTGATGACCATGACACAGTTGATAAAATTGTGG CCCAAAAATATCACACAATCAATTCACATAACTGTGAAGTCCGAAAAGCACTATCAAAACAAGAAATGCAGGCTGCTGCAAACCAGAGAA GTCGTGGTGGCGGCGGCTCTGGGAACTTCATGGGTAGAGGTGGAAACTTCGGAGGAGGCAATTTTGGCCGTGGTGGCAACTTTTCTG GAGGATATGGAGGGGGCAGAGGAGGGTATGGAGGTGATGGAGGTGGCTACAATGGATTTGGTGGAGATG ggGGAAACTATGGAGGTGGCCCTGGGTATGGTGGAGGGCGAGGTGGCTACGGGGGAGGTGGACCAGGATATGGTAACCAAGGAGGAGGTTTTGGAGGATATGATAATTACAATGATGGAGGCAACTTTGGAG gaaactttggtggtggtggtggaaacTACAATGACTTTGGAAGTTATGGTGGACACAACTCTAACTATGGGCCTATGAAAGGCAGCAATTTTGGTGGCCGGAATTCAGGTGGTCCCTATGGTG